In the Haloarcula salinisoli genome, TCGCCGTCCGTGCGGCCGTCCTGGCGCCGGAGCGGCCGGTCGTCGTCACCACCGACTGCGACGACACTTACCCGATGGAGCGTCTGCCCGACTTCCTCGCGGAGATAAACGACGGCGCCGACGTCGTCAGCGGCGACCGGCTCTACTACGGGGCCGAGGAGATGCCGGGGCTGAACAAGCTCGGCAACGAGCTGTTCGCGCTGCTTGCCTCAGTCGCGATGGGCAAGCGCGTCCACGACACGACCACCGGGATGCGGGCCTACCGGCGCGGCCTCCTCCACCAGATACGCTGGACCGAGAACACCGGCCTCTCGGCGGAGCTGCTGATGCGGCCGCTGATGCGTGGCTACGACGTGCGCGAACGGCCCATCGAGTACGACGAGCGCAAGGGCGAGACGAAACTGGACCCCTTCGAGGGCGGCGCGGCCATCGCCAAGTCCATCCTGAAAGTCGCGTTCGAAGAGCGGCTTCGATAGGCGGTCGGGCTGGGCGTCGACAGTCGGTCGCTCACCTGCCGTCGGGCGGTTGCTGGTAGCTCTCGGTCCCGCCGGGGTAGCCCTGCGGGTTCTCGATACCGACGAGCTCCCCGCCAGTGGGCGAGCTGTAGAGCCCGTACACCAGTTCGTTGACCAGATAGTAGCGCACGCGCTCCCGGGCTGCGCCGTCAGGAATCGGGTCTGCCTCGGCGACGCCCATCGCCCGGAGCGTCTCGTCCCGCTTCTGTGCCGTCAGGTCGGGAAAGGTGGCGTCTTCCCAGTCCAGCGCGTAGCTGTTCAGCTCCGACAGCGCGTCGATGACGCTGTCGGCGCGGTCCGTATCGGCTCGCAACCGCCGGGACATGTAGCCGTCGACGAACGATTCGACGCCGCTGACCTCGCTCGGGTAGACGGTCGTCGCGACCGCGTGGAGCGTGCGGCGCTGGTGGTCGGTGACGAGCGGCTCGCCATCCTCGTCGTCGGCCCATTCGAGCAGCGCCGCGCCACCGCCGACGGTGATGCCGGCTGCGCCGAGCGCTGTCAACACGTCGCGTCTGTCGAGTTCTCTCATCCTTGTGTCACCCTGGCCTCGAGTGTGATTTCGTCACCGTGGCTTCTGGGAACGTAGGCGGCCTGCCCGCCACAGAGCCGTTCGGACCAGCACACCTCCATCCGTGGTGTCAGCGCCCGGACGCCCGTGCCCGTCTCGTTTACCGGAAGGGCCCAGCGGTACTTTACCGCTCTGTCTGCGCCGTAATCGACGAAGGCGACGACCGTCACTGTGCCCCGCTCCGGTGTCGGCACGGCGATGCTCTCCTCGATGGCGTCGCCGCTGAGTCGGCTCCGGTTCGCGTCGGTGTCCAGTCGCAAGGAGAGTTCCGTCACGTCGGGTGTGGTGGTGTACTCGTTCGCGCTGGTGTTTGCCGTCCCGTTGTTGATCTGGACGGTGACCGACTCCGCCGCTTCGGGTACCGTGGCAGTTATCTCCGTCGTGACCGAGTCGCCGCTCGTCACCCGAACCCGCTGGAGCCGCGGCTCGACCGACTGGTCCAGGAACGGCGCCCACTGACCCCGGTAGACGTAGCGGTAGTAGGTCCGGTCGGGATAGCTGTCGACGACGGCGAACTGCTGGCGCTGCATGGCATACACCGTCTCGCCGTCGAACCCGGGGTCGTTGCGAAGCATCTGGAACGGGTGATTGAGCCAGTTGCCGTAGGTCTGTGGGAGGAAGACGACGGTGTCGTCCAGCTCCCGGCCGTCGAAGGGTTCGTAGGCCTGTTCGTACTGCTGGGTCACGTCGTAGTTCTCTTCGACCGGCGCAGCGACGGCGGCGACGGCGACACTGCCAGCCACGGCCGCGCCAACGAGCAACAGTGCGGTCACGGCCGGTCCCGCGCGCTCGGCGCTCACGTGGTCCGGGAGCGTCTCGCGGCCCCACTCGACGGCGGCAAGCAGCCCGACCGCACCGAAGGCGACGACCGGGACGAGCAGGTCGGTGTGGTAGTACGGTCC is a window encoding:
- a CDS encoding dolichyl-phosphate hexose transferase; protein product: MSSQQSSETDSAFTFDDLAVVMGTYNEEDAIATVLEDIDSVTDGRAEVVCVDGSSDRTPEIAREHGATVIEQEPQGYGVAVRAAVLAPERPVVVTTDCDDTYPMERLPDFLAEINDGADVVSGDRLYYGAEEMPGLNKLGNELFALLASVAMGKRVHDTTTGMRAYRRGLLHQIRWTENTGLSAELLMRPLMRGYDVRERPIEYDERKGETKLDPFEGGAAIAKSILKVAFEERLR
- a CDS encoding gluconate 2-dehydrogenase subunit 3 family protein, yielding MRELDRRDVLTALGAAGITVGGGAALLEWADDEDGEPLVTDHQRRTLHAVATTVYPSEVSGVESFVDGYMSRRLRADTDRADSVIDALSELNSYALDWEDATFPDLTAQKRDETLRAMGVAEADPIPDGAARERVRYYLVNELVYGLYSSPTGGELVGIENPQGYPGGTESYQQPPDGR